The following are from one region of the Nostoc cf. commune SO-36 genome:
- a CDS encoding response regulator has protein sequence MSQQALKLTGIRVLTVDDDADARELLTVLLTEYGATVLTVTSAAEVLANLESFQPDVLVSDIGMPEVDGYTLIQQIRALTAEKGGQIPAIALTAYARVDDYEQAITCGYQRHVTKPLNPEELVQAVVALAHNRLLA, from the coding sequence TTGTCACAACAAGCACTCAAACTCACGGGGATTCGAGTTCTTACAGTTGATGATGATGCCGATGCCCGTGAGCTATTAACAGTATTACTTACTGAATACGGAGCTACAGTCTTGACTGTTACTTCTGCGGCAGAAGTTTTAGCAAACCTAGAGTCCTTTCAACCCGATGTCTTAGTGAGTGATATTGGAATGCCCGAAGTTGATGGTTATACTCTGATCCAACAAATCCGCGCTTTAACTGCTGAAAAAGGCGGACAGATTCCCGCGATCGCTTTGACTGCTTATGCCAGAGTTGATGATTACGAGCAAGCCATTACCTGTGGCTATCAACGGCACGTTACCAAGCCCCTTAATCCAGAAGAGTTAGTTCAAGCTGTGGTGGCACTGGCACACAATAGACTTCTTGCATAA
- a CDS encoding sensor histidine kinase — protein MQQIVWNLLSNAIKFTPKGGRVEIRLERVGDQAQIIVSDTGKGINPDFLPYMFESFRQEDVSVTRKFGGLGLGLAIVRQLVEAHGGAITANSPGEGLGATFTVQLHC, from the coding sequence TTGCAACAGATCGTTTGGAATTTACTTTCCAACGCTATCAAGTTTACTCCCAAAGGGGGACGGGTAGAAATTCGATTAGAGCGAGTTGGGGATCAGGCACAAATTATCGTCAGTGACACTGGCAAAGGTATTAACCCTGACTTTCTCCCCTATATGTTTGAATCATTTCGTCAGGAAGATGTTTCAGTTACTCGCAAGTTTGGCGGATTAGGATTAGGGTTAGCGATCGTCCGCCAGTTGGTTGAGGCTCACGGGGGGGCTATCACAGCTAATAGTCCTGGCGAAGGGTTGGGGGCTACTTTTACAGTCCAGTTGCACTGCTGA
- a CDS encoding hemolysin family protein, whose translation MLQLVLIVFVVLLGSALCSSVETALFSVSTLRVRQLAQSNNRSVVTLLAIRENMNRPIAAIVILNNTFNIIGSILTGSVATQVLGDQWLGVFSGVLTFLIIIFGEIIPKTIGERYSEQIAILAALPVAGLAIAFTPLVWVLENVTAPFSKGQKRPTTNEAEIKLLAKIGHQEGIIESEEAEMIQRVFRLNDVTASDLMTPRIMLTYIYGDMTLTEAKANIIASQHNRIIVIDGSLDEVIGYALKQNLLTAMVEGSNNQKIASLTRKVNFVPEIIRADKLLKNFIEAREHLAVVVDEYGSIAGVITLEDVLEVITGEIVDETDRTVDLQEIARKKREKMLQSMNVNN comes from the coding sequence ATGCTACAGCTTGTATTGATTGTGTTTGTTGTTCTTTTAGGTTCAGCGCTTTGTTCTAGTGTAGAAACGGCCCTGTTCTCTGTTTCGACCCTAAGAGTCAGACAATTAGCACAATCAAATAACCGTTCAGTAGTAACACTTTTAGCGATTCGTGAAAACATGAATCGACCTATTGCGGCTATTGTAATCCTCAACAATACTTTCAATATCATTGGCAGTATTCTCACAGGTAGTGTTGCTACTCAAGTATTAGGAGATCAATGGCTTGGTGTATTTTCAGGAGTATTAACATTCTTGATTATCATCTTTGGTGAAATCATCCCCAAGACAATTGGAGAACGTTATTCTGAGCAAATTGCCATACTTGCGGCTTTACCTGTGGCTGGACTTGCTATTGCTTTCACTCCCTTAGTTTGGGTTCTAGAGAATGTTACTGCACCTTTTTCTAAAGGGCAAAAACGACCGACCACCAATGAGGCTGAAATAAAGCTGTTGGCGAAGATTGGGCATCAAGAGGGAATTATCGAAAGTGAGGAAGCAGAAATGATTCAGCGGGTGTTCAGATTAAATGATGTGACTGCATCTGATTTAATGACACCCCGAATCATGCTGACATATATCTACGGAGATATGACTCTTACTGAAGCGAAAGCCAACATTATTGCGTCCCAACACAACCGAATTATTGTAATAGATGGATCTCTTGATGAAGTCATTGGATATGCTTTAAAACAGAATTTACTGACAGCGATGGTTGAAGGAAGTAACAATCAAAAAATTGCTAGTCTGACTCGAAAAGTGAACTTTGTCCCTGAGATAATTAGGGCAGATAAACTGTTGAAAAACTTCATAGAAGCTCGTGAACATCTTGCAGTAGTGGTGGACGAATATGGAAGCATCGCTGGTGTTATCACTTTGGAAGATGTGCTTGAGGTGATAACTGGTGAAATTGTAGATGAAACTGATAGAACTGTTGACTTGCAAGAAATTGCCCGCAAGAAGCGAGAAAAAATGTTGCAGTCTATGAATGTTAACAATTAA